The Gossypium hirsutum isolate 1008001.06 chromosome D06, Gossypium_hirsutum_v2.1, whole genome shotgun sequence genome contains the following window.
attattagtaagtttatgtttaatcactcaactttaaaaagttacaaaatagtcaatgaactatttgaaagtttttatttaagtcattgaactattcagaaGCTATTATTTAAGTCGCTGAgttggtaagtttttttttttttaagtttagctAACGAGCTTTAAGTGATGATCCGGCGATTGGTACGATGGATCAATACCCATCAATTAGTATAACTTACCTTAAATCCAAATAGATTTGATGGTCAATGTTGAATGTTGGAGAAGAAAGTTAATTGGATTTTGGTTTCTAGATACATGATGTTCAAAGTTGATTCATGAAAAAATTTGAACCGTAAAAAAAGAAGAGTGTAAGCTTTTGATTGGTACAAGAGATGCAAATAGAGAATGTCATACAATAATGATTTAACAATACAGTGATTCAAATAATGTGAATAATTTAGTAACGGCTTTTGTACATTTTTGAAAtcgagtgaccaaaacataaacttagtaataatttagtgactttagGTGTAGTTTATCTAACTATTTTTTTCTTAAGTGGTACTCaaattatattgttattaaaattactTCTTAGAATAATGTAGTATAGATTAGGTatcatttataataaaataaaataaaatataaatttaattatatttaagaaaatgtgtaatttaaataataatttatggtTTTAAGTCTAATTTCAACCAAACAGTAAAATGTACATTTCGTGCCTCTGGCCTTTTTGTACAAGCATTGCTAGCGTTTGCAGCACATAGAAGGACAATATGTTCCACTCCCATTCAACCAAAAGACTTGGAATAAAGTAGGGTGGAAAGTAgtggtgatcatgggttgggctactcGGCCCGGCCCAACGGCTCACCCGAAAAataggagggttcgggtaaaaatatagcccgaaatatgggtttgggtaaaaaaatgaggcccgtttagaaaacaggcCAGGCCTCATGtaaatttttttggcccgggcccggcctagccgaaattatatattaaatatatatttttatttttaatcaaatatatatatttaatatatataaaatatatatttaatatgggcCAGGCTGGGCCGGACCGGGCTCATGCTTAGCAATTTTTTCGAGCTGAGCTTTGATAAATTTTTAGGCACATGTTTCGGGCCAGGcctgggcctaaaattttatctgggcccggcccggctcgactcatgatcacctctagtgGAAAGGGTGGAAAAATGGAAAATTGAAGGaataaaaaacaagaaatttggaaaatataatttatcttttcatatttatatttgatacGAAAGGTaagagaattaaaagaaaaatattcaactcttattataagtgaatttctaaagattctttttaatttttaaaaattttagaaattattttattttttagtgtcaatatcaaaataaaataggataTGTTGTATGAAAATGAGGAATTTATTCtcttctttttctaaaaaaatgcttttttttttgctattgcTTGGTATTGTTaaaaaatgagaggaaaaaaatataaaactttttaaaaatgcataattttgaattgatatgcatatttctttcattttctatatttttatcattataatttggGAGAATTTGGTTTTATGcattaaaatgaaaagttgaatcTCACTTATTTATTTCCTCATTTTTCTTtccaactaattttttttttacactttttcattttttctttctatCTTATTATTTTTCCACTCAATCAAATGCATCTAAGAAAACACTGCTCCTGGTAAAAATGCCAGCTCAAATAAGCAATAAGTGGAAAAAACCTTTTTgtatgtttttgaaaaaaaattaaaatgatatgttttatgtctatttttttatttcaataagaaaataaatttaaatatatcttTACGTTCCCTTTCTCTACTTCACAACAAGTACCTTtacttaaaaaaaagttttaaaaaaaaaacactacaaGTAAATATTAAGATTTTACTTTCTCCTAATCTTTTACAAAAATactattttttccttttatgaaatttataaaagatattttttaatataattaaataattaaataaaatgttggtttataatattaactaaaaaatgcaaaaaaataatagtttgaagcttttattttatttaaagtatatGGAAAATTTTGTCAGAGATTTAGATAAGAAATTCGTTGAGATAATTTTACTTGAATATTACTTTCGGCCTGAACAAGATTATACTCAAATCATAAGACAAATGACGACACTTGTAgctataaaaaatacaaaaataaataaaaattacaaagttGTGGgagatttaataattttataagaaTTTTAGTAATTTACATGATAAgagattcattaatttttttgaattaataattttataaaaactttagtaatttttgttaatatttagtattttttataaagaaatcaataaatataaaattatataaattagaCCTCTCCACCTTTCCTAGCCGAGCCGAGCCGAGCCTAGCCTAGCCTAGCCAGGCGTGCTTGCTAACAAATTCAAACTACTACTAAAACCAAACGATAAGCAGCAGCAGTAACATGGCCCAGAATTGAGAATTGTCACCGAATCAAAGCTCTCCCAAATTTCTAAAACTCACCGACCCATGTCCCTAATCACCCGAGCCAGCGCCAATCGCCTGCCCCACCTCCTCTTCGCACAGCGGGCTCTTTCTTCCTCCTCCGCCACCCCAACCACTTATGTTcgcccttctcctcctccttctaCCTCCGGTCCTCCCCCCGGCATCTCCAAGACCGCCGAATACGTGATCTCCAAGGTCGATGACCTCTTGAACTGGGCCCGTCGTGCTTCCATCTGGCCCATGACCTTCGGCCTTGCTTGCTGCGCTGTTGAAATGATGCACACCGGCGCTTCTCGCTATGATTTCGATCGCTTTGGTGTCATTTTCAGGCCTAGTCCTCGCCAATCCGATTGCATGATCGTTGCTGGCACTCTCACTAATAAAATGGCCCCTGCTCTCCGCAAGTATGTTACAATCTCGTTTCTTTCTTAGTATTTTATTTAGCTCAAAATCTGTTGCCTTTGTAGTTTGATAATGTTTGAGATTTAAAAcgttaaaacttttaaaaaaaattctattactATTTAAATTATAGTCTAAGTGCCAATGAGGCAGCTTAATGGCAAGGTATCGGGAAATTTGAGGTCTagtttcattttctatcatgtgGTGTACTCTGGTTTGTTAGTTTGAGTTCAGTTTGCTTATGAAATTATAGTATGGGTGTATGGATTGTAAATTTTGATGGAAAATTATCaataattagattaggatttttaaataaaaattaagagatttaatttttatgttttaagtaaatGATTAAGTTTACTTTTATCCTACCATGTGTGTGGGTGTTCTGGTTTGTCGATTTGATTCCGATTAGTACTTGTAATGATTGATTCCGACGGGTTTTGATtgtattttattgtaatttagtATGTTTGTTAAGTTCATAATATGAGTGGATTGATAAGTTTTGATGGAAACTATATtaggatttttaaataaaaaggtaagagatttaattttcaattttgtaGGTAAATGAATAAgtctcaaattcattcaaataCAGGGATTTGCAGCATATTTCAACTTCAATCTAAGAATTTAATAGTCCTTTTCTTTCCATCTCTATATTTTAGGTTTGGAAGCTCTTTAGTTTTGTTTTGTGCAGTCCAAACAATTGTTTTATCTCATTGTTACATTTTTGGGCTAATTAATACAGGCTTAATTGCAATTTTTAATTCATAAGAACTCCATTTGTCAAGGAAATATTTAGATGATCCTATCTTTTTAAtcatgtaaaattataaattgatttgTGACTGAATTCCAATGATGCTAGCTCTTTCCTTTGATTCAAGTTGGGAGCAAATTTCAAATACTGAAAGATCATAATAATATCTCTGAATTTATGGATTTTTATTTGGAATATGGTAGATAAAATAAGAATGATATGAAATCCACCTGAGGTTGTTTCTTCTTCAGTCTATACATTGCCATCTTTGTGCTCCTTTACATAAAACATTGTGCTTGCTACTCCGACTTTGTATTAGTCTATTGAACTTTTCAGCTTCCTTCTGATTTTGAGGAAATTGTTGAAGAGTCAAGAAGATGAAGAACTATGATTACAACAATTTTTATCTGTGATCTTTCAAGCCCTTATTTTGGTTGGCTGAACATTGATTTTAAAGGTTTAATTGTAAAGCCTGAAGTTCAATATGGAGCTACCTTGAATTGTTTTGAATAAGTTTGTGTGATCTACCTGGTTTGTTATGTTAGTAGTTAGGTTCACAAATTATAAACAGATTACTTAACATTGATGTTTGCTCTATTGAACTTTTATATAACTAGTTTCTTGTGTGTCTAGTCGTAAAAAGCTACCTAATACCTTGGCAGAGCTTGTCATATTTGAGTCGTGGTTGAGTCTGATTAGGACCATAGGCTTAATGTGTGATGGTGAATTATGCAAAGGTTGTTTCAATGGTGGTTTGGCATTTTGATTTGTTCCTCTTGTGTTGTGCCAAATAAACACCTTATTTTTTTACCAATGCTGTTGGTTCGTTCTCTTCTCTCTACTGCTTCTCTTCTGTTTCCTGTTATTTTCCTGTTTCAGTTGTACAAATTTGATTGAGCTTTGGTAATTTGATCACCCTATTGTAATTTTTGCAGGGTTTACGACCAAATGCCAGAGCCCAGGTGGGTTATTTCTATGGGAAGTTGTGCAAATGGTGGAGGATACTACCACTACTCGTACTCCGTTGTTAGAGGTTGCGACAGAATTGTCCCTGTTGACATCTATGTCCCTGGTTGCCCACCCACTGCCGAGGCTTTACTGTATGGAGTTCTTCAATTGCAGAAAAAGATCAACCGCCGCAAGGATTTCCTCCATTGGTGGTCCAAATAAAGTATCAGAAGTTGCTTCTGGGCTGCTTTTTGGACCCCACTGTTAAGAACAAATAAACTAGTTCTCTGCTGAAATGAAATGTAGATGGAGATGATTGTTAAGCTGGTTTTAAATATAATGTCCGCTTGATTTTTCCACAAATCAGGCTTGTGTTACATGTTTTTGGTGACTACCTCTTCTTGTGTTTGACTACTTGTGCTATTGATCAAAGAATGTTTAAGCTTGTGAAAAATGTTTTTAGAAAGTGATTTTGAAGTCAACTAAGAAGTTGGTTGGTTAAGTGGGAAGATGCTTGTCGGTGTCTTAATCATCATTAAAACAATGATGATGTAAGAGATGACAAAAAGCAGCTGTGACACAAGCAGTGAC
Protein-coding sequences here:
- the LOC107895342 gene encoding NADH dehydrogenase [ubiquinone] iron-sulfur protein 7, mitochondrial; the protein is MSLITRASANRLPHLLFAQRALSSSSATPTTYVRPSPPPSTSGPPPGISKTAEYVISKVDDLLNWARRASIWPMTFGLACCAVEMMHTGASRYDFDRFGVIFRPSPRQSDCMIVAGTLTNKMAPALRKVYDQMPEPRWVISMGSCANGGGYYHYSYSVVRGCDRIVPVDIYVPGCPPTAEALLYGVLQLQKKINRRKDFLHWWSK